Proteins from one Syntrophaceae bacterium genomic window:
- a CDS encoding patatin family protein, with the protein MTADSATVKGDMATGNGMSALVVEGGALRGVFSTGLLDGFLEADFNPFDLYIGVSAGASNLAAYLAGMKGRNGRIYRDYSLRPEFIDFGRFLRGGHLLDLDWLWEITIREIRLDLATIYARQKPFVVVLTDVLTGQAVYRQTAAEDLEHTLKASSAIPLLYRRYPEVDGRPSTDGGIADAIPVGEAIRRGARRVMVIRSRPRDYVKRRGLSDRLLVRHTRDCPLLGDAMNLRAARYNESVALIRKPPAGVDIIEICPPADFRVSRLSRNRRILDEGYEQGRRLATEAIRHWEG; encoded by the coding sequence ATGACCGCGGACAGCGCAACGGTCAAAGGGGATATGGCCACCGGGAACGGGATGTCGGCCCTTGTCGTCGAGGGGGGCGCCCTGCGCGGCGTCTTCTCCACGGGTCTCCTGGACGGATTTCTGGAAGCGGACTTCAATCCTTTCGACCTCTATATCGGCGTCTCGGCGGGCGCCTCCAACCTCGCGGCCTACCTGGCCGGCATGAAAGGCCGCAACGGCCGCATCTACCGGGACTACTCGCTCCGGCCGGAGTTCATCGACTTCGGCCGATTCCTCCGCGGCGGCCACCTGCTGGATCTGGACTGGCTCTGGGAGATCACCATCCGGGAAATCCGACTCGACCTGGCGACCATCTACGCCCGGCAAAAGCCTTTCGTCGTGGTCCTGACGGACGTCCTGACGGGACAGGCCGTTTACCGGCAGACGGCGGCAGAGGACCTGGAGCACACGCTCAAGGCCTCCAGCGCCATTCCTCTCCTTTACAGACGTTACCCGGAAGTGGACGGACGCCCCTCCACGGACGGCGGCATCGCTGATGCCATTCCGGTCGGCGAAGCGATCCGGCGTGGGGCCCGCCGCGTCATGGTCATCCGCTCGCGTCCCCGGGATTACGTCAAGCGTCGGGGGCTCTCCGACAGACTGCTCGTCCGCCACACACGGGACTGCCCTCTGCTTGGGGACGCGATGAATCTACGCGCGGCGCGCTACAATGAATCGGTGGCCCTGATCCGGAAGCCGCCGGCCGGCGTGGACATCATCGAGATCTGCCCGCCCGCGGACTTTCGCGTTTCCCGGCTGAGCCGGAACCGCCGGATTCTCGATGAGGGCTACGAACAGGGACGCAGGCTGGCAACCGAGGCCATCCGGCATTGGGAGGGGTGA
- a CDS encoding 4-hydroxybutyryl-CoA dehydratase, whose protein sequence is MALMTPEQYEESLRRMNLKVWLMGEKVETPVDHPIIRPSMNSVKMTYTLAQDPAHEDLMTAVSHLSGERINRFCHLHRSTDDLVRKVKMQRLLGQKTGACFQRCVGMDAINAVDSVTFEMDRKLGTSYYPRFLKFLQRMQEEDWTVDGAMTDPKGDRGLPPSKQADPDLFTRVVERRKDGIVVRGAKAHQTGAINSHWILVMPTMTMTKEDADYALSFVAPADAEGIFYIYGRQSCDTRKLEGGEIDVGNLLYGGHEALMVFDDLFVPWENVFMCGEYEFSGALVERFAGYHRQSYGGCKVGVGDVLIGAAALAADFNGAAKASHVKDKLIEMIHLNETLYACGIACSAEGHPTASGNYLIDLLLANVCKQNVTRFPYEIARLAEDIAGGLMVTMASERDLKHPEIGPVVEKYFKGIASVRTESRCRILRLIENITLGTAAVGYRTESMHGAGSPQAQRIMISRQGNLDYKKKLAREIARIK, encoded by the coding sequence ATGGCCCTCATGACCCCCGAGCAGTATGAAGAAAGCCTGCGCCGGATGAACCTGAAGGTCTGGCTGATGGGCGAGAAGGTGGAAACCCCCGTGGATCACCCGATCATCCGGCCCTCCATGAATTCCGTGAAGATGACCTACACCCTGGCACAGGACCCGGCCCACGAAGACCTGATGACCGCCGTCTCCCACCTGTCGGGGGAGCGGATCAACCGGTTCTGCCACCTCCACCGGAGCACCGACGACCTTGTGAGAAAGGTCAAGATGCAGCGCCTGTTGGGCCAGAAGACCGGGGCATGCTTCCAGCGCTGCGTCGGCATGGACGCCATCAACGCCGTGGACAGCGTCACCTTCGAGATGGACCGGAAGCTCGGCACGTCCTACTACCCGCGCTTCCTGAAATTCCTGCAGAGGATGCAGGAGGAGGACTGGACGGTTGACGGCGCCATGACGGACCCCAAGGGCGACCGGGGGCTTCCGCCCTCGAAGCAGGCCGATCCGGACCTCTTCACGCGCGTGGTGGAGCGGAGGAAGGACGGCATCGTCGTCCGGGGCGCCAAGGCCCACCAGACGGGAGCGATCAACTCCCACTGGATCCTGGTGATGCCCACCATGACCATGACGAAGGAGGACGCCGACTACGCCCTGTCCTTCGTGGCCCCCGCCGACGCTGAGGGGATCTTCTACATCTATGGGCGCCAGTCCTGCGACACGCGGAAACTCGAAGGCGGCGAGATCGACGTGGGCAACCTCCTGTACGGAGGACACGAGGCCCTGATGGTTTTCGACGATCTGTTCGTCCCCTGGGAGAACGTCTTCATGTGCGGCGAGTATGAGTTCAGCGGCGCCCTGGTGGAGCGATTCGCCGGCTACCATCGCCAGAGCTATGGCGGCTGCAAGGTGGGCGTCGGAGACGTCCTGATCGGCGCGGCGGCCCTGGCGGCGGACTTCAACGGTGCGGCGAAGGCTTCCCACGTGAAGGACAAGCTCATCGAGATGATCCACCTCAACGAGACGCTCTATGCCTGCGGGATCGCCTGCTCGGCGGAGGGGCATCCTACCGCATCCGGGAACTACCTGATCGACCTTCTCCTGGCGAACGTCTGCAAGCAGAACGTAACGCGCTTCCCCTACGAGATCGCCCGGCTTGCCGAAGACATCGCAGGAGGGCTGATGGTCACCATGGCCTCGGAGCGGGACCTGAAGCACCCCGAGATCGGCCCGGTCGTGGAGAAGTACTTCAAGGGGATCGCCTCGGTGCGGACGGAGTCGCGCTGCCGGATCCTGCGCCTCATCGAGAACATCACCCTCGGCACGGCGGCGGTGGGCTACCGTACGGAATCCATGCACGGCGCCGGATCGCCCCAGGCGCAGCGGATCATGATCTCCCGGCAGGGCAACCTGGACTACAAGAAGAAGCTGGCCCGGGAAATCGCCAGGATAAAATAG
- a CDS encoding TolC family protein, producing the protein MESRLSLSTSSRISILCLVIFLFVFFASSVPALCEEKQEIPSVQQGLKKLTLSDCVFLALQNNVSIQTAYLDRISQRMELRVAEDKFVPQPSLSFSTRATSTYNTDGTRTRASNQDGLFATTLNLPTGGSVIFSWDNPATKADIGQDYGYSSGWSVQFIQPLLKNAGVDVATQSIRQARVAEEQYILDLKDTLATTITTTITDYRAYVSALRSYDIQAKGLETARRTLETNQALIDAGRMAQTEILQAENDVANRELSVITARNDVDSARLTLLQVLNLDKNTDFLPVEEGEQFVPPPSLEEAIAVALKNRSDYIKALQNLELAKLDLAVNKRNLLWDLSLVTNVGRTGTGDTYRTVLADQQIRKSDWDVWLQLNIPLRDLQSESSYVAAKVAREKAGINLKKLVSDIEIDVQNKIRNIDVNYRSYVLAKKGRELSERKLEIEREKLRLGRTTNFQLVSFQNDVLDQQTMELLALITYLNSLTDLDQSLGVTLDRWSISVKREDQNVRLPEDRKQEVNEKLKAK; encoded by the coding sequence ATGGAATCACGCCTGTCGTTATCGACATCTTCGCGAATCAGCATCCTGTGCCTTGTCATTTTTCTCTTCGTATTCTTTGCCTCTTCGGTTCCGGCGCTCTGCGAAGAGAAACAGGAGATTCCAAGCGTACAACAGGGATTGAAGAAACTGACCCTGTCCGATTGTGTTTTTCTTGCCTTGCAGAACAACGTTTCCATCCAGACCGCTTACCTGGACAGAATCTCCCAACGGATGGAGCTCCGCGTCGCCGAGGACAAGTTTGTTCCCCAGCCGAGCCTCAGCTTTTCGACCCGCGCCACGTCCACCTACAATACGGACGGCACCCGGACCCGGGCATCCAATCAGGACGGGTTGTTTGCAACGACCTTGAACCTTCCCACGGGCGGATCCGTAATCTTCAGCTGGGACAACCCGGCGACGAAAGCGGACATCGGCCAGGACTATGGCTACAGCTCAGGCTGGAGCGTCCAGTTCATCCAGCCACTCCTGAAAAATGCCGGCGTGGATGTCGCCACGCAGTCCATCCGGCAGGCCAGGGTGGCCGAGGAACAGTACATCCTCGACCTGAAAGACACGCTGGCCACCACGATCACGACGACCATCACAGACTACCGGGCCTATGTGTCGGCCCTGCGCAGTTACGACATTCAAGCCAAGGGGCTGGAGACGGCCCGCCGAACCCTGGAGACGAACCAGGCGCTCATCGATGCCGGGCGCATGGCCCAGACGGAAATTCTCCAGGCGGAGAACGACGTGGCCAATCGTGAGTTGAGCGTCATAACCGCCAGGAACGACGTCGACTCGGCGCGGCTTACTCTTCTCCAGGTCCTCAACCTGGACAAGAACACAGACTTCCTGCCCGTTGAAGAAGGAGAGCAGTTTGTTCCTCCTCCATCCCTGGAAGAAGCCATTGCCGTGGCCCTGAAAAACCGTTCCGATTACATCAAGGCATTGCAAAACCTGGAGCTGGCCAAGCTGGACCTGGCCGTCAACAAACGAAATCTTCTCTGGGATCTATCGCTGGTGACAAACGTCGGACGGACCGGGACAGGCGATACCTACCGGACGGTGCTGGCGGACCAGCAGATAAGGAAAAGCGACTGGGATGTCTGGCTTCAGCTCAACATTCCCCTGAGAGACCTGCAATCGGAAAGCAGTTATGTCGCCGCAAAAGTGGCCCGCGAAAAGGCGGGCATCAACCTCAAGAAACTGGTGAGCGACATTGAAATCGATGTCCAGAATAAAATCAGGAATATCGACGTAAATTACAGGAGCTATGTGCTTGCGAAAAAGGGGCGGGAGCTTTCGGAGCGAAAACTGGAAATCGAACGGGAAAAACTGCGGCTGGGACGAACGACCAACTTCCAGCTTGTGTCTTTTCAGAACGACGTCCTCGATCAGCAGACGATGGAACTGCTGGCCCTGATCACGTATCTCAACTCCCTGACGGACCTGGATCAGTCGCTGGGGGTTACGCTCGACCGCTGGAGCATCAGCGTCAAGCGCGAGGATCAAAATGTCAGGCTGCCGGAGGACCGGAAGCAGGAAGTCAACGAGAAACTGAAGGCGAAATAA
- a CDS encoding PAS domain-containing protein, which produces MNQDPIIYRNILENMTDGVMTVSLDGRIMTFNEAAERILDLRAEDVLGRSMSEVFLGREGNDAFNQAILDAVYDEAVTQNGIVLYTAGEKRIVLSVTTSFLGSDETGQKKKAAVIAVFSDRTEVEALRETEHDLTEEIKAKHRELQTSYSELEESNTSLKAALKKVQMIRIAATALVLLLFLSIGILTWIKGTPGRSGQSSTTDSQAGAVKTYKVALQPLVDKISLRGTLKPIQVVNVTSPFAGTVTEKLFEYGQSVTRGQLLMRLDTREIESKCREAKSAFIKANEKRKEMKDWKNTDEMVKAMRSLDKAKRSYEETETLFKKGIVSADEYNNEKNNYENELLTYKTTKAKGEGDNVTLAKLDYYNARAKLADLENQLGKANVLAPVSGTVILMDTVGDKDRKGKAVEKGTSFGEGEIMLAVGDTTGLSVSTEVDEIEVTKIKKGQQAIITGDAFPDVTLKGSVDHISSQANVKGGEGGAKKAATFEILIRVDRLLPEVADKIRLGMSANLSIEILNKPDGILVPIGAVQTDGADRYVMLKEAGKREAKRVNVKTGITTLDSVEILQGLKIGDEVLVREEAVRNVHAEDSEHP; this is translated from the coding sequence ATGAACCAGGATCCGATCATCTACAGAAACATTCTGGAAAACATGACCGACGGGGTCATGACCGTTTCGCTCGACGGCCGCATCATGACGTTCAACGAGGCGGCGGAACGGATTCTGGACCTCCGTGCCGAGGATGTCCTCGGCCGGTCGATGAGCGAAGTGTTCCTCGGAAGGGAAGGGAACGATGCCTTCAACCAGGCCATCCTGGACGCCGTTTACGATGAGGCGGTGACTCAGAACGGCATCGTCCTGTATACGGCCGGGGAAAAGCGCATCGTTCTTTCTGTCACGACCTCTTTTCTCGGGTCCGATGAGACGGGACAAAAAAAGAAGGCTGCCGTCATTGCGGTCTTCAGCGACCGGACGGAAGTGGAGGCTCTTCGGGAGACGGAGCACGACCTCACGGAGGAGATCAAGGCGAAGCACAGGGAGCTGCAGACGTCCTATTCCGAACTGGAGGAGTCCAACACAAGTCTCAAGGCCGCCCTGAAAAAAGTGCAGATGATCCGCATTGCCGCGACGGCACTGGTGCTTCTTCTCTTCCTGTCCATCGGGATCCTGACGTGGATAAAAGGCACACCGGGAAGGTCCGGGCAGTCTTCAACCACAGATTCGCAAGCGGGCGCAGTGAAGACGTACAAGGTGGCACTGCAACCCCTTGTCGACAAGATCTCTCTCCGGGGTACTCTCAAACCGATCCAGGTCGTGAACGTGACGAGCCCCTTCGCGGGCACGGTCACGGAAAAGCTTTTCGAATACGGCCAGTCCGTCACCAGGGGGCAGCTTCTTATGCGCCTCGATACCAGAGAAATCGAATCGAAATGCCGCGAAGCGAAATCAGCTTTCATCAAGGCAAATGAAAAAAGAAAGGAAATGAAGGACTGGAAGAACACGGATGAAATGGTCAAGGCGATGCGCTCCCTGGACAAGGCGAAGAGATCCTATGAAGAAACGGAAACTCTTTTCAAGAAAGGCATCGTGTCGGCCGACGAGTACAACAACGAAAAGAACAATTACGAGAACGAGCTCCTGACGTACAAGACCACAAAGGCCAAAGGCGAGGGTGATAACGTAACCCTGGCAAAACTCGACTATTACAATGCAAGAGCGAAACTCGCCGATCTTGAAAATCAGCTGGGAAAAGCCAATGTCCTCGCTCCGGTGTCCGGAACGGTCATCCTCATGGACACCGTGGGGGATAAGGACAGGAAAGGAAAGGCCGTCGAAAAGGGGACTTCTTTCGGCGAGGGGGAGATCATGCTGGCCGTCGGTGACACGACCGGCCTGTCGGTTTCCACCGAAGTGGACGAGATCGAGGTGACGAAGATCAAGAAGGGTCAGCAGGCCATCATCACGGGAGACGCTTTCCCGGATGTGACCCTCAAGGGAAGTGTCGATCACATTTCGTCCCAGGCGAACGTCAAGGGAGGGGAAGGAGGAGCGAAGAAAGCGGCTACCTTCGAAATTCTGATCCGGGTGGACAGGCTTCTCCCGGAAGTGGCGGACAAGATCCGTCTCGGCATGTCCGCCAATCTGTCCATCGAGATCCTGAACAAGCCCGACGGCATCCTGGTGCCCATCGGGGCCGTGCAGACGGATGGGGCGGATCGCTACGTCATGTTGAAGGAGGCGGGAAAGCGGGAGGCGAAGCGGGTGAACGTGAAGACGGGCATTACGACTCTCGACTCCGTGGAGATTTTGCAGGGATTGAAAATCGGCGATGAAGTCCTGGTAAGGGAGGAAGCGGTCCGGAATGTCCATGCTGAGGACAGTGAACATCCATAA
- a CDS encoding ABC transporter ATP-binding protein: MLRTVNIHKTYPVGPTEVNVLKGISLEVEKGEFLSIVGASGSGKSTLMHILGLLEQPTSGEYFFEDARIRYEDDRELSILRNRKIGFVFQQYCLLQRLTALDNVGIPLIYRGMGKPEIRERSMAYLQKVEVADRAHHRPNEMSGGQQQRVAIARALVGSPALILADEPTGALDSRTGQEIMDLFRKLNEEEGITIIVITHDLKIAAQCRRSIEITDGLVTPPAVDGNPH; the protein is encoded by the coding sequence ATGCTGAGGACAGTGAACATCCATAAGACGTATCCGGTCGGTCCCACGGAAGTGAACGTCCTCAAGGGCATTTCCCTGGAAGTCGAGAAGGGGGAATTCCTGTCCATCGTGGGAGCGTCGGGCAGCGGCAAGTCCACGCTGATGCATATTCTCGGTCTTCTCGAACAGCCGACATCGGGAGAGTATTTTTTCGAGGATGCCCGGATCCGGTACGAGGACGACCGCGAGCTCTCCATTCTCCGCAACCGGAAGATCGGATTCGTGTTCCAGCAGTATTGCCTCCTGCAGCGGCTGACGGCCCTGGATAACGTGGGAATTCCCCTCATTTACCGGGGGATGGGCAAACCGGAAATCCGGGAGCGCTCCATGGCCTACCTACAGAAAGTAGAAGTAGCGGATCGGGCGCATCACCGGCCGAACGAGATGTCCGGGGGACAGCAGCAACGCGTGGCCATCGCCCGGGCCCTGGTGGGAAGTCCGGCCCTGATCCTCGCCGACGAGCCCACGGGTGCCCTGGACAGCCGGACCGGCCAGGAGATCATGGATCTCTTCCGAAAGCTCAACGAAGAGGAAGGAATCACGATTATCGTCATCACCCACGATCTCAAGATCGCCGCTCAATGCCGGCGCAGCATAGAGATCACCGACGGGCTCGTCACCCCTCCGGCGGTTGACGGGAATCCTCATTGA
- a CDS encoding FtsX-like permease family protein, with protein sequence MILKANISEAFTSLANARQRTILAIIGIVIGIGSVIGMVSIGSIAENEALKQFKDMGVDVVMVRLTENSPSANVTLRDITALKEKESSILDVAPYLRSSGTFSIGKKSIYLEEMGVTSSFFDMNKIRLAEGRFISDLDENRYFCVIGKETAAFLRGIGLNPLLGSQFPLGNRIFTIVGVLDNVSDGGMRPYGVNSSVIMPITTAGRFFEKSDIDSFLALVGNTVSPAQAKVDIQNYFRMKSRDLKVRVTTAEELIANMKKQMQIFSLLLGAIGSISLIVGGIGVMNVMLISVTERRMEIGLRRALGAQQGDIQSQFIMEALVLCLVGGVIGIVLGVIVSFVFAKVSHWEFLISYGSIILGFGVAAAVGVFFGYYPARSAARLDPIKALRS encoded by the coding sequence ATGATCCTGAAAGCAAACATTTCCGAAGCGTTTACAAGCCTTGCAAACGCCCGACAGCGGACGATCCTTGCCATTATCGGCATCGTCATCGGCATCGGATCCGTCATCGGCATGGTCTCCATCGGCTCCATTGCGGAAAACGAGGCCCTCAAACAGTTCAAGGACATGGGTGTGGACGTCGTCATGGTGAGGCTGACGGAGAACAGTCCATCGGCAAACGTGACCCTACGGGACATCACGGCCCTGAAAGAAAAGGAGAGCTCGATCCTCGATGTCGCGCCTTACCTGCGATCCAGCGGCACATTCAGCATCGGCAAGAAGAGCATCTACCTGGAGGAGATGGGTGTGACCTCCAGCTTCTTCGACATGAACAAGATCCGGCTGGCGGAGGGGCGATTCATCTCGGACCTCGACGAGAACCGCTATTTCTGTGTCATCGGGAAGGAAACGGCGGCTTTCCTCCGGGGGATCGGATTGAATCCTCTCCTTGGCAGTCAGTTTCCTCTCGGAAACAGGATTTTCACGATTGTCGGTGTTCTCGACAACGTCTCGGATGGAGGGATGAGGCCTTACGGAGTCAACAGCTCCGTGATCATGCCCATTACCACGGCCGGGCGGTTCTTCGAGAAAAGCGACATCGACAGCTTTCTTGCCCTGGTCGGGAACACCGTCTCCCCGGCCCAGGCCAAGGTGGATATCCAGAATTACTTCCGGATGAAATCGCGGGACCTCAAAGTCAGGGTCACCACGGCGGAAGAGCTGATCGCCAACATGAAGAAGCAGATGCAGATCTTCTCGCTGCTTCTCGGCGCCATCGGCAGCATCTCCCTGATCGTGGGAGGCATCGGCGTCATGAACGTCATGCTCATCTCGGTTACGGAGCGCCGGATGGAGATCGGTCTCCGGCGGGCGCTGGGAGCCCAGCAGGGCGACATCCAGAGCCAGTTCATCATGGAGGCATTGGTTCTGTGCCTCGTCGGCGGCGTGATCGGGATTGTCCTCGGAGTCATCGTCTCCTTCGTTTTTGCAAAGGTCTCCCACTGGGAATTCCTGATCTCGTACGGATCCATTATTCTCGGTTTCGGCGTGGCCGCGGCGGTGGGCGTTTTTTTCGGCTATTATCCGGCGCGCTCCGCCGCCAGGCTGGACCCCATCAAGGCCTTGCGTTCCTGA
- a CDS encoding iron-sulfur cluster-binding domain-containing protein: MRPDILTKIEGYDRIVREREICRKYGTDFGVDRGAVEDYVRRLHPDRMHLKVAEIIEETNSAKTFRLVATNGPLPPFQAGQYVCVYCDIGSVRTGRPYSLSSPPGHRGYYDITVKSVEDGFVSTHLLNDVRRGDILETSGPEGHFHFNPILHDRALVLLAGGSGVTPFMSMIREALEGGLDRAFWLFHGDREPGEAIFREELERLATRFPNLRYIPVIENPSPGYGGACGYITADLIRREIESAAGKTFFLCGPGEMYRFCIPEILSLEVPAGKIRREVFGPPKSISRSPGWPAEVRENDLFTVSVKGRKDIQAKAGEPLLVALERGGIVIPSLCRSGECSQCRVKLLAGRVYQPEGTLVRRSDRQHGYIHSCAAYPLEDLEILL, encoded by the coding sequence ATGAGGCCGGACATTCTCACGAAAATCGAAGGATACGACCGGATCGTCCGGGAACGCGAGATCTGCCGCAAGTATGGAACGGACTTCGGCGTCGACCGGGGTGCCGTGGAGGATTACGTCCGGAGGCTTCACCCGGACCGGATGCACCTGAAGGTGGCGGAGATCATAGAAGAGACTAACTCGGCGAAGACCTTCCGTCTCGTCGCCACGAACGGACCCCTGCCGCCGTTCCAGGCGGGCCAGTACGTCTGCGTGTACTGCGACATCGGAAGCGTCCGCACCGGCCGCCCCTACAGCCTCTCCTCGCCGCCCGGCCACAGGGGATATTACGACATCACCGTCAAGTCCGTGGAAGATGGCTTCGTCTCGACCCACCTGCTGAACGACGTCCGGCGGGGAGACATCCTGGAGACCTCCGGACCGGAGGGGCATTTCCATTTCAACCCGATCCTCCATGACCGTGCCCTGGTGCTTCTGGCCGGAGGGAGCGGCGTCACGCCCTTCATGAGCATGATCCGGGAGGCCCTCGAAGGCGGCCTGGACCGCGCGTTCTGGCTCTTCCACGGCGACCGGGAGCCCGGAGAGGCGATTTTCCGGGAGGAACTGGAGCGCCTGGCGACCCGTTTCCCGAATCTCCGGTACATCCCGGTGATCGAGAATCCCTCACCCGGATACGGCGGGGCCTGCGGCTACATCACAGCGGACCTGATCCGCCGGGAGATCGAATCTGCGGCGGGGAAGACCTTCTTCCTCTGCGGCCCCGGCGAGATGTACCGGTTCTGCATCCCCGAGATCCTCTCCCTGGAAGTGCCCGCCGGGAAAATCCGCCGGGAGGTTTTCGGACCGCCGAAATCAATCTCCCGTTCCCCCGGCTGGCCGGCGGAGGTGCGGGAAAACGATCTCTTCACCGTCTCCGTCAAGGGAAGGAAGGACATCCAGGCGAAGGCCGGGGAGCCGCTGCTTGTCGCCCTGGAGCGTGGGGGCATCGTGATTCCGTCCCTGTGCCGCTCGGGGGAGTGCAGCCAATGCCGGGTGAAGCTGCTGGCGGGACGGGTCTACCAGCCGGAGGGAACGCTGGTCCGGCGGTCCGACCGGCAGCACGGCTACATCCACTCCTGTGCCGCCTACCCCCTGGAGGACCTGGAGATTCTCCTGTAG
- a CDS encoding NAD(P)/FAD-dependent oxidoreductase yields the protein MTDYDAIVIGAGNGGLAAAAALARGGARVLVLERHNIPGGCATSFCRGRFEFEVSLHQLSGLGRPEFPGPLRGLLQNLGVLAKLEFVEMEHLFRFIVPDKVDLTLPANRAGIVQVLQERFPDEKQGIEQFFDLVYRFFQEVIGAFYLRDPEVTPEKYPLYFQYAFRDSQSVIDEHFRDPYLKLTIAGYWGYMGLPPRLLAFSDLAALLFAYIEFKPWHIKGGSQALSNALAAAVLDAGGEIRFSCGAERIVTRDGAVQAVVTDRGEEITTRYVVSNASAVATFAGLLDGGDGQAEALQQVRGAVVGTSFLTVYAGLRCLPEAVSISETTNFICQSTDMDRDFALCRTLDVSEPPLIMSCYDVSDPDFSPVGTCQAAIVTMKYAEPWLRVPPEEYAAEKYRSAETILRRIEPHFPGFTANIEEMEVATPITHMRYLGHPGGSPYGFEQHVKDSTLFRNPKPPVKGLYGTGAWYGMPGYQPTLTSGAAAARAILREMSRKENAQ from the coding sequence ATGACGGATTATGACGCCATCGTCATCGGGGCCGGCAATGGAGGGCTTGCCGCAGCCGCCGCGCTGGCCCGGGGCGGTGCACGGGTGCTGGTCCTGGAACGCCACAACATCCCAGGAGGATGCGCTACGAGCTTCTGCCGGGGCCGATTCGAGTTCGAGGTCTCCCTCCATCAGCTCTCAGGCCTCGGGCGCCCCGAGTTTCCCGGTCCTCTACGGGGACTCCTGCAGAACCTGGGCGTTCTCGCCAAGCTCGAATTCGTGGAGATGGAGCACCTGTTCCGTTTTATCGTCCCGGACAAAGTGGACCTGACCCTGCCGGCAAACCGGGCCGGCATCGTCCAGGTTCTTCAGGAGCGGTTCCCCGATGAAAAGCAGGGGATTGAGCAGTTCTTCGACCTGGTGTACCGGTTCTTCCAGGAGGTCATCGGCGCCTTCTACCTCCGGGACCCCGAGGTGACGCCCGAGAAGTACCCCCTGTACTTCCAGTACGCATTCCGGGATTCCCAGAGCGTTATCGACGAGCATTTCCGCGACCCCTACCTGAAGCTCACCATCGCCGGCTACTGGGGCTACATGGGGTTGCCGCCGCGCCTGCTTGCCTTCAGCGACCTGGCGGCGCTTCTCTTCGCCTATATCGAGTTCAAGCCCTGGCACATCAAGGGCGGTTCGCAGGCCCTTTCCAACGCGCTGGCTGCAGCCGTTCTGGACGCCGGCGGCGAGATCCGCTTCTCCTGCGGGGCGGAGCGCATCGTTACACGGGACGGCGCCGTGCAGGCCGTCGTGACGGACCGGGGAGAGGAGATCACCACCCGGTACGTCGTCTCCAACGCCTCCGCGGTGGCCACCTTTGCCGGTCTCCTGGACGGAGGGGACGGACAGGCAGAGGCTTTGCAGCAGGTCCGCGGGGCCGTCGTGGGCACCTCGTTCCTGACGGTCTATGCAGGGCTCCGCTGCCTCCCCGAGGCCGTCTCCATCTCGGAGACGACCAACTTCATCTGCCAGTCCACCGATATGGACCGCGACTTCGCCCTTTGCCGGACCCTTGACGTTAGCGAGCCGCCGCTCATCATGAGCTGCTACGACGTGTCGGACCCGGATTTCTCGCCGGTGGGGACCTGCCAGGCGGCCATCGTGACGATGAAGTACGCCGAGCCGTGGCTCCGGGTGCCTCCGGAGGAGTACGCCGCCGAGAAGTACCGCTCCGCCGAGACCATTCTCCGCAGGATCGAACCGCACTTCCCGGGCTTCACGGCGAACATCGAAGAGATGGAGGTCGCCACGCCGATCACCCACATGCGCTACCTGGGCCACCCCGGCGGGAGTCCCTACGGGTTCGAGCAGCATGTCAAGGATTCGACCCTGTTCCGGAACCCCAAGCCGCCCGTCAAAGGTCTTTATGGCACCGGGGCGTGGTATGGCATGCCGGGTTACCAGCCGACCCTCACTTCGGGGGCCGCGGCGGCGCGGGCCATCCTGCGGGAGATGAGCAGAAAGGAGAACGCGCAATGA